TAACGGAGGTTTCTCATACGTCTCTGCAGTCTGAATTGCTTGGAGTACCTATCAAGTGGAAAATTACGTTACAGAAACTGTCAGTGTCGGTCATTTTGTGAGCAAGCATTGAATACGATCTTGCAGAAACAATAGGTAGAATGAGGCCTATGCAAATTTAACCTGCTTTCTGATGTTATTTCGAAGCTCCACCTCCTTTTTATCGTCCCACCACGTGTTACTTTCAACCCATTTTCTGAATCTATTTACAGGGTTTCGCGACATTTTCCAGTATTCAATTTCATCCATGGGTCGATACTTTGTCGAATCGTCTGATGTGGAGTGGTGTCCTACTCGGTAAGTCAAGGCCTGTCGATAAATAAAAAGCATATATTTAGCAGAACGCTCAACTTGACATTACTACAGCAGTTTGCACTGAAAATTATGTGTCGGAAGAACATACCAGCTTTATAGCTCGACTCATGAGCGAGTGATTTACTTAAAGTTGATCATACATTCTAATGCATCACAATTCGCGAAgtcaaattgaaagagagaaggagactCTGATAACTCAGAATTAGTCCTACCTCAACTAATATAGGCATTTGATCCTTGATTGCCATTTCACGAGCTTCACGTACTGCGGAATAAACAGCAAGAGCATCGTTACCATCCACTCGAATGCTACGAATTCCATATGCTTGACCCCTTACAACAATGCCGTCACCTGAAAATACATGACAACAAGATAACTATTCTGTCAATGCCATAGGACGTAGCCACTTCAGAGCTTTTTGTTATGAATGATTTCTATCTTAAACGTGTATTAACTTAGAAAAGTTGCACTCGCGCTTCTAAACTAATATCAgtatataaaatatatcaagAGTGCAAGATGGGTACTTCGAAATTGTTCTCTTGTGTGGGTACTGATCGCCCATCCGTTATTTCGACAGATGAAAATGACCGGGGCTTCCATGACCGCTGCAAAGTTCAAGCCAGCATGGAAATCTCCCTGAAAGGAATGCTCAATTCATCAGCTTTAATTCAAcaatagaaacagaaaaaaagataaaccaAATGTGCACTAATAACCTCACTAGTGCTGCCATCACCAAAATATGCAGCCACGCATGCACTTCTCTTATCCATCTTAAGAGAATGCGCAGCACCAACAGCTTGAGGAATTTGTGTTCTGGAGAAGAAATAATCGCATGCAATGTCGGGAAATCAGCTTGACAATTGACGTAATTGAGAGAGATCCATTAAGAAttcaaatgaaaacaaataGAGCTGGAGCCTCACGCGATTGGCGATGACACAGTGAAATAATTGTGCTTATTAGATCCATAATGAATTGGCATCTGTCGACCTTTTCCATAGTCGACCTTGTTACCGAAACACTGGTTAGCAAACTCTTGTAACGTGAAACCGCGCCACAGCAAGACGCCCTGTTCTCGGTACTGTAGCATACACCAGAGTCATTCGACATCAATTACTATCAGGAGTAAACAATTTGTAAAAGTAGAAAGCTAGTACTCTTTGAAGTAGGAACGATCggcacaataataaaaaattctagtACTGCTCCATCCAACATGCTCGAGCGAAACATTAGAGCATTCCTCTGTTTGGTCGCCAAATCAAAACTATGTTATCTCAAAACTGATTTTTCAACAGATGTACACAACGACACAATGTCCATTGACATGAACATATGCATGTGCACTTTCCATGCGTGTCTATGTTAccttcatgaaaaatagaaaacacaCCTGAGGCATGACAACGTCATCATCCGTAAGGGCAGCTGCGGATGCTATGTTAATAGCTTCTTCCCCCATCGATGTGAGATAGAACGATATCCGACCTTGCCTTTGTGCTTCAAAGAATACGGCGTCCATGATCTGCAGGGTGACCATATCCGTATACATTTTCACGGCGAGTTCCTCGTTCACCTAGTTAACACCGTAGACGAATAAATCATTGAGTTTTCGGGCGCAACACGAACTTATATGGATTTGAATCGGACTGGGGAATCGCTTGATGCAAGTGAGACTAATGCGAGTCATATTCATTCCGATATAAGACTTCATATGCAGTGTTTATATGAACTACTTCAATGCCTCCTTCGTCAAGCTGGAGATACCTGGGCAGAGCAATCATTCTCAATTTGCTGTCCATAGTCATCAAGCACTCGATAACACGGTACTCTCTCCTCGGCCGACTCTGCTATGAATTGCATTCTGGAGGTAAACGCAACCTTTCCACCAGGGAAATCCAAGACCTGCAGTTCCATGTTAGCAAATTGACATAAAGAAGCAGCATTTGCAATCTCCGTTGAGTTTAAGGATAATATTAAGCGAATGACCGTTGACCTTTTAGGCCCAATGGGCCGGACAGAATGGGCTTGAAATGATTGCAAGCAGGCCCAAATGGTGAACGAGCCGAGACGAAGCCTAGTCTCAAGTCAACTTTAGTATGTATTTACACGTTTTCTAATGACTGGGGAGAGAAATAGCTTGGTGCAACGTGAAAGAGGAGCATAGAAGCTgcccaaaagttcaaagatcctCCAGTGATTTAtgctttttgtatttcttattttttactCTACACTTCTACTTAATATTAACCCGTtcaaatacattaaaaaaaaaaaaacatttttatggcGAGGAAATGCTTGTCGTTAATATTGCAACAAAGAAATGCGATGGGAGCCAACACAAATAGGCTAAACAGAGGATAATTCTAACagtatttataaaatttaaagacAAATATCTTTTGTTAATGAGAGAgcaataataattataatatggAGCTGCCCCAAAATTAAGGGATTAAAGTTGAAACGCAGTTCGGTTCACTGATTTACGTTGGACCATCTATTTCCAACCTCGTAGTAACGAGGGACGTGGCTGGGACCTTTTGCGTGTCCCCAGACAAAAGTTACCGAATCCCCACGTGAAACATACCtgagcatcatcatcatcatcatcctcaacagtaTCATCGTCTTCCGCTTCATGCACCGACACGAGATGCTTCTCGGCTCTGGTGGACTCAAGGCGCTTGGCCGAGAAGACCGGGAACGGGGCCGGCGAGATCCTCCCGGCCGCGCCTCCAATCCCAACGCTCCCGAGAGGTGGCACGGCGGGCAGGGGCGCCCCCTGGCGATCAAGAACCACACGCGACGACGAAGGGCGCCCGCTGCTTCTTCGGAGGTAATGAGCGACGGCTCTTGTCCTGCGGAGCCAAGTTGCCATCAAGAATCGCGCGAGGGACGAATCccagaaggaaggaaggaaggaaggaagggaggaggaggaggaggaggctttGGAGAGGAGCTGGGGTGGGACAAAAGATGCTGGATCCTGGAGTCTACTGGAGAGGAATAGAGAATGAAGACTGATGCGGGGGGACGCGATAATTAATGGTTTCTTGGAGACTTAGAGCCGGAGGGTGTGACATGGGCTCTCGGTCCTCAGTCTTATCTCGCGTGCGCGCTCGCCTGTGACGGGGAAGACGGAAAGATGCTCTTTTCATTATTGGTTGGTTCTCATCTAAGGAGGTGAAGTAGATCCGACTTCCAACTCATCACTTGTCTTGTtgggaaaagataaaagagttaataccctcataaatcccaaattaatacacATGCAGTAAAATCTAACacaagctaatttttttatcaccaaaaattccaaactagtatacttttgataaatttaccataaactagtatatttgtgacaaatttatcttatgttaattttttttaaattttactattaaattgctGATTTGAATGATACGTGACAGTTGGTtaatatactaatttagaattttactttttatttgtcACGGTTATAccattttttttgaattttttgtggtattaatctaattttacgGAAGGTATATTTATCGCAATTGTGctggtttggagttttttatagttgaataaattaattttaggataaatttgttataagtatactaattttgatttttttttagtcatttaaggcaaatttattacaaatgtacctatttgagattttttataattaaaaattaattttagataaatttatcatagaagtactattttggaatattttaaggcaataacccaaaagaaaacaaagaaaaaaaagaagacccTTCCTATTCATTCGCGAAGGCCTTTCAAAGTACGTTCGTTTACTTTTCGTTGATTTGCTAGACCGGAATcgccggaaaaaaaaaaaagaagaccagTCCTATTCATTCGCGAAGGCCTTCCGAAGTACGTTCGGTTTCTTTTCGTTGATTTGCTAAACCTGAACTGCCACCTCCCCTTGACTTCAGGAAGAGCCTGGATCCGCTTTAACGTCCGCGCTAGCTACTCCGGCTTGCACCGCGGGGTAAGGGCGGAGCACGTTATCGCGGGTGCGGAGCTTCTATGATGATTCCCAAAGGAGCCGGTCGCCATCGAAGAGCCCGACTTTTCTCGGGGAGAGATAAGCCTTGGATACGAAAGTGCGGTTGGCATTGCCGTGGGGGGTCCATCGTCGTCATCAATGACACCTGACTGGACTGGACTGAACTGGACGGTGATGTGCCTTTGAAAAGAGACCCGACTGAAAGATGGACGGATTCCGTTCGCAAAGTATTTACTCCATCCATCTTTCGTGGTGTCCTTTCGCCACGTTTCCCCGGTTTATGGGGGTGATGTGCTGTGGGGTCCGACTTCACTGCAAACACGCACCACGTCTGGTCTGGCATGGCCCGCGTAAATTGATGGATGAGTCCGAACACGGGTTCCGTTTCGGACCGAAAATCCTCGGCCCCCGGGTTGTCCCTTATCATCCTTTTGGAATTTGGCGAGTTAGGCTCCGTACACGGGGCAGCAATTATACAATCACGCGTGCATTTCGGTTAAGTCTCCTCCCGATAATCATCATGGGTATAAATTTGGTGTTCATAATTTAGCAAAAATGAAACTGCAGAGTTGGGGCCTCCCTTCATCACAACTATATCACACGGTGACAAAGATCTACAACACATGATAAATGGGCTTACCATTTGTGTATTCACAAATTCTCTCCCGCTCTCTATCCGATACTTCACAACCCTCTGCTCATAATTCCCTCGCCTATCAGTCTCTGGATTGAGCTTCCATCAATTGATCTGCAACCTTCTTCCCAGGAGCTTCATTCCCATAAGCCACATAAACCTCCCAAAGCCGATGACCACATTGATGTATCTGCGGCGAAAGGCATTTATTTGCTCTGTCGGATCTGTGGCATAGCATTAGTAACCAGCACAGGTAGAAAGATCAATCATCCAAGAGAAGTGTCTGACCCTACTCCTTGGATCAACATCATATGCCAATTTCACGAGAGCAAAGCTTAAACTGAACATCAAGACAAGCCTACTCCTCTTGCAGAAATCCTTGCAGATAGAGACAAGTCATCagtaatttatgaaaatatcgTTTACCTGCAATACTAATTAGATGGTCCATCTTGCTTGAGATGTGACAGTTCAACTGATTAGCCACTTGCTACGCTTATGCTTTTCACCAGAGCTTTAGTTTCTGGATTCTGAAATAACAGAAAAGAACTCGCAATTGGTCACATCATAGAGTATTCACTAATTTGCAATACAAGGAAAATGAAGCATGAGTGTGCAAGCTGAGATATCGGTGACATTCTTGTCAGAGAGACATCGGATACCAGCTCAACAAAACGAATAAGTTACCCacaacatcagatcattcaGGAGTGCACGAGATTTCTGGTAGGAAGAGTAACGCAGCGCACCAACACTATGCATGCATACTTAATCCGGCATCTCATCCAGCCGTTTCCTGAAAATTTCCTAAACCTGATAATAGGAGTTAATGGACGTTTATGCAACAAACACTCGAGTCTTGAGGTACCAAGCACTCACTTACTATAAAAAAGcagcagaaagagagagatctaTAACTGTCTAAAATCTGCCTCTAATATGCATATCTTAACCAACAGAGTGATCTTGAAAAACGAGGGCAGAAAAGGCATTACCAACTCTCCAATATGTTTTACCAATCTTGACATATATACCTTTATTTCCAAGGCATAATGTTTGTAGAGATGAACTTCATGTATACCAGATGCCCTCTTCACTGCCTTCCAGCAATCTGACCAAAGAGAATATCATTAGTCTACTGATGCTAGATGAGCATCCATTATCAGTAACAAGATCCACCATAAAACAATTGAATGACGAATACAAGCCATAGGAAAACTAATAAACAACGAAAAGAATGATGTACCATATTTAGCGTTCAGCAGTCAGCCCAACTACAACCAGGATCTTTCCCTACTTGTTTTTCCTTCATCATATACCTAACTTCTGCTGATCTTTCCCAATCCCCAAAGTCAGCAAGTATGCCAGATAACTGTACATAAGCACCTGAATTCCCCGGATCAagcttgataattttctccgCTACTTTCTTCCCAAGAGTTCTATTCCCATGAGCCACACAGCCTCTCAACACAGAAGACCAGATTGTTGTATCTGCATCAAAAGGCATTTGCTCTATCAGATCGATGGCTTCATTCAGATAACCAGCCCGTGCAAAAAGATCGATAACACAAGAGTAGTGTTCGATCCTTGGATCAATGTCATAATCCAATTTCATCGCATATAACCATTTCCACCCCTCTTCAACCAATCCACAATGATCACATGCAGACAGGACTGCTGTGAAAGTAATATCTGTGGGTCTCAAACCAGCATGCCTCAGCTCCTCAAACAGACTCAATGCTTTCATCCCATGGCCATTGGTAGCATAACCCATCAGCATGGTATTCCAAGAAACTTCGTCTATTTTCACCATTCCATCAAacacttttctccctttttcaaCATGACCACACTTGCAGAAGAAATCAACAAGGGAAGTAGAAATGATAGGGTCATGTTCAAGCCCAATGACAATGGCTCTTCCAAAAATTTGTTCCCCCAGATCAAATGAGGAAATAATAGCACAAGAACTGAGAACACTAGCAAAGCTGAACTTATCCATCATCAAGCCAAGCCTATTCATCTCGCAGAAAAGATCTAAAGCTTCAAGAGGACAACCATTCTGACTGAGACCTACTAGCATTGAATTCCATGATATCAGGCTTTTCTTTGACATAGACTGGAAAATTTCTTTTGCGTCATCAACCTTTCCGCAGTTAGAATATACCGTGATCATAGAATTGAGTAAGATTGTGTCATGAACTTCCAGCTCATCAAAGAGATTGCAAGCATCCCTAAGACTTCCACATTTATAGTACATGTCAACAAGAGCACTTGCGACAATAACTTCATTAAGGAGACCACTCTTCCAAACATGGGCATGCATTAGCTTACCCTGTGCAAGGACACCTAAGCTGTTGCATGCACTTAAAATACTGGCTACTGTAGAGGCGTCCTCACGGACGGCTACTTCACGCATCTTGTTAAACAAAACTAAAGCTTCCATTTCCTCGTTATTAGCTACATGGCCTGCAATCAGTGAATTCCATGTAACGACACATGGGTTATTGCTACTGCTGAAAACCCTTCTTGCCTCATCCATTTTACCACAGTTGGCATACCCAGAAATCAATGCCGACAGAGAAAAGTCATCTGGTTCCTCCATGCTACTCAAAACTCGATTTGCACTATCCAAATCACCGCATTTTCCATACAAGTTTACCAACGAACTAGCCAACACCGAATCAAATGCCACTCTGTCAATAACAAGGCGCGCATGTATCTGCTTGCCACAATCAATAGCCTCCAGGTCAGAACAAGCACCTATGACGGTGgccaaaacaaaagtatcaccCTGCGTTCTCTCGAAAGGATCCGAATTCATGTCCTTAAACAACCTAAGGGCTTCCCTGGG
The window above is part of the Eucalyptus grandis isolate ANBG69807.140 chromosome 6, ASM1654582v1, whole genome shotgun sequence genome. Proteins encoded here:
- the LOC104449655 gene encoding 2-oxoisovalerate dehydrogenase subunit alpha 1, mitochondrial, which encodes MATWLRRTRAVAHYLRRSSGRPSSSRVVLDRQGAPLPAVPPLGSVGIGGAAGRISPAPFPVFSAKRLESTRAEKHLVSVHEAEDDDTVEDDDDDDAQVLDFPGGKVAFTSRMQFIAESAEERVPCYRVLDDYGQQIENDCSAQVNEELAVKMYTDMVTLQIMDAVFFEAQRQGRISFYLTSMGEEAINIASAAALTDDDVVMPQYREQGVLLWRGFTLQEFANQCFGNKVDYGKGRQMPIHYGSNKHNYFTVSSPIATQIPQAVGAAHSLKMDKRSACVAAYFGDGSTSEGDFHAGLNFAAVMEAPVIFICRNNGWAISTHTREQFRSDGIVVRGQAYGIRSIRVDGNDALAVYSAVREAREMAIKDQMPILVEALTYRVGHHSTSDDSTKYRPMDEIEYWKMSRNPVNRFRKWVESNTWWDDKKEVELRNNIRKQVLQAIQTAETYEKPPLSDLFRDVYDTLPSNLHEQESQLRETIKRHPKDYPLDVPV
- the LOC104449654 gene encoding putative pentatricopeptide repeat-containing protein At1g77010, mitochondrial; amino-acid sequence: MDMDVRTCGHLLQSCSTRLAVHEGKQLHPLLLKKGLLNCAITLGNRLLQLYAKCGQMDNARRMFDDMPLRNCFTWNTIVEGYVRTGEAAKSLEFFSHMPCRNDFSWNVVISGFAKRGDLQTVSCLFNAMPRKNAVAWNSMIHGYAKNGRPREALRLFKDMNSDPFERTQGDTFVLATVIGACSDLEAIDCGKQIHARLVIDRVAFDSVLASSLVNLYGKCGDLDSANRVLSSMEEPDDFSLSALISGYANCGKMDEARRVFSSSNNPCVVTWNSLIAGHVANNEEMEALVLFNKMREVAVREDASTVASILSACNSLGVLAQGKLMHAHVWKSGLLNEVIVASALVDMYYKCGSLRDACNLFDELEVHDTILLNSMITVYSNCGKVDDAKEIFQSMSKKSLISWNSMLVGLSQNGCPLEALDLFCEMNRLGLMMDKFSFASVLSSCAIISSFDLGEQIFGRAIVIGLEHDPIISTSLVDFFCKCGHVEKGRKVFDGMVKIDEVSWNTMLMGYATNGHGMKALSLFEELRHAGLRPTDITFTAVLSACDHCGLVEEGWKWLYAMKLDYDIDPRIEHYSCVIDLFARAGYLNEAIDLIEQMPFDADTTIWSSVLRGCVAHGNRTLGKKVAEKIIKLDPGNSGAYVQLSGILADFGDWERSAEVRYMMKEKQVGKDPGCSWADC